In Corynebacterium guangdongense, one DNA window encodes the following:
- the acpS gene encoding holo-ACP synthase AcpS encodes MIGIDIVHVPGFAQQLATPGSTFEAVFTAAEIRVAATKPDRDAHLAGRWAAKEAFIKAWSQSIYGRPPFIGGDDVDFAEIEIRPDRWGRVAIVLHGRVKEKAGNPLTSLSISHDGDYAVAICQFQQ; translated from the coding sequence GTGATCGGCATCGACATCGTCCATGTCCCGGGGTTTGCCCAGCAGTTGGCCACCCCGGGATCGACGTTTGAGGCGGTGTTCACGGCCGCGGAAATCCGTGTGGCGGCGACGAAGCCGGACCGCGACGCGCACCTGGCGGGCAGGTGGGCCGCGAAGGAGGCCTTCATCAAGGCGTGGTCGCAATCGATCTACGGGCGCCCTCCCTTCATCGGCGGCGACGACGTGGACTTCGCCGAGATCGAGATTCGTCCCGACCGGTGGGGCCGGGTGGCCATCGTTCTCCACGGCCGGGTGAAGGAAAAGGCGGGAAACCCGCTCACCAGTCTGAGCATCAGCCATGACGGCGACTACGCCGTGGCGATCTGTCAGTTCCAGCAGTGA
- a CDS encoding DUF3817 domain-containing protein: protein MTTDQTRKIRRVHPERKRRVRGALKFFSVSAWVTGIFLLLLVVRMVMQYILRMDIPEWATWVAILHGWAYIIFVIATFNLGLKARWEPKWWVTTVLGGVVPFLSFWVENNRRHEVVNKFQLDLPDHPEGTRSAA from the coding sequence ATGACCACCGACCAGACCCGCAAGATCCGCCGAGTCCACCCCGAGCGCAAGCGCCGGGTCCGCGGCGCCCTGAAGTTCTTCTCCGTCTCCGCCTGGGTGACGGGAATCTTCCTGCTCCTGCTGGTGGTGCGCATGGTGATGCAGTACATCCTCAGGATGGACATTCCGGAGTGGGCCACCTGGGTCGCCATCCTGCACGGCTGGGCCTACATCATCTTCGTCATCGCCACCTTCAACCTCGGCCTCAAGGCCCGCTGGGAGCCGAAGTGGTGGGTGACCACCGTGCTTGGCGGAGTGGTCCCCTTCCTGTCCTTCTGGGTCGAGAACAACCGCCGCCACGAGGTGGTCAACAAGTTCCAGCTTGATCTTCCGGATCATCCGGAGGGCACCCGGTCGGCCGCCTGA
- a CDS encoding DUF624 domain-containing protein has protein sequence MSRIFGIDTPFYRALALFADLVLVNLAMVVGALPLLTFGPAQRAAAGVTRGLVRGEGSRPVRSFLGLLPRGWAAATVWWLVSLGCGLLALYELIVIGRAVDGVTSVVLSALVLMGMGLVGGISVWFYPLLDARPAGVAPTLTAAALHSVRYPFRTLGGVALYAAPWVVLGVAPGQWSVLLGFYLIIGLGLTQYLLALLTAEVLHGAVDGD, from the coding sequence ATGTCCCGCATCTTTGGAATCGACACGCCCTTCTACCGGGCCCTGGCGCTCTTCGCCGACCTTGTGCTGGTCAACCTCGCGATGGTCGTGGGGGCGCTGCCGCTGCTCACTTTCGGGCCGGCCCAGCGGGCGGCCGCGGGTGTCACCCGGGGACTGGTCCGCGGCGAGGGTTCCCGCCCGGTCCGGTCCTTCCTCGGGCTGCTTCCCCGGGGCTGGGCGGCGGCGACCGTCTGGTGGCTGGTGTCGCTGGGGTGTGGGCTGCTGGCACTCTATGAGCTGATCGTCATCGGGCGCGCCGTCGACGGCGTCACGTCGGTGGTGCTCTCGGCGCTGGTGCTCATGGGGATGGGGCTGGTCGGCGGGATATCTGTCTGGTTCTATCCGCTTCTCGACGCCCGCCCGGCCGGGGTCGCCCCGACGCTGACCGCCGCGGCCCTGCATTCAGTGCGCTACCCCTTCCGGACCCTGGGCGGGGTGGCGCTCTACGCGGCCCCCTGGGTGGTGCTGGGTGTCGCCCCGGGGCAATGGTCGGTGCTGCTCGGCTTCTACCTGATTATCGGGCTGGGCCTGACCCAGTACCTCCTGGCGCTGTTGACGGCTGAGGTTCTCCACGGCGCCGTCGACGGGGACTAG
- a CDS encoding carbohydrate ABC transporter permease, producing the protein MSTLTQSRRGTDSTGVSGPAKVVLYAILILLTIAFVGPIVFILVNSFKQKFAIANSPFALPLGDLWAGIDNYVVGLTKQGFHWAVLWSFVITILSVIAIVFLSAMTAYYITRVKTWWTSAIYYVLVFSMVIPFQMVMFPTVQIADMLNLNNPLGIVVLYVGFGAGLSVFMFSGFVKSIPLEIEEAAIMDGCGPLQSYFRVVFPMLKPTAITVAILNAMWVWNDYLLPYLVIGLSTPYKTIPVVIQSFVGSQGNRDMGAMMAMLVLAIVPIIIFYVSAQKYIIEGVAAGAVKG; encoded by the coding sequence ATGAGTACCCTCACCCAGTCCCGGCGCGGGACGGACTCGACCGGCGTCAGCGGCCCCGCGAAGGTCGTCCTCTACGCCATTCTCATCCTGCTGACGATCGCGTTCGTCGGCCCGATCGTCTTCATCCTCGTCAACTCCTTCAAGCAGAAGTTCGCGATCGCGAATTCGCCCTTCGCGCTGCCCCTCGGCGACCTGTGGGCCGGAATCGACAACTACGTCGTCGGCCTGACCAAGCAGGGGTTCCACTGGGCGGTGCTGTGGTCCTTCGTCATCACCATCCTCTCGGTGATCGCCATCGTGTTCCTCTCGGCGATGACCGCGTACTACATCACCCGCGTCAAGACGTGGTGGACCAGCGCGATCTACTACGTCCTCGTCTTCTCCATGGTCATTCCGTTTCAGATGGTGATGTTTCCGACGGTGCAGATCGCGGACATGCTCAACCTCAACAACCCGCTCGGAATCGTCGTGCTCTACGTCGGTTTCGGCGCGGGTTTGTCGGTGTTCATGTTCTCCGGGTTCGTGAAGTCCATCCCGCTCGAGATCGAGGAGGCGGCGATCATGGACGGCTGTGGACCGCTGCAGTCCTATTTCCGGGTGGTCTTCCCCATGCTCAAACCCACCGCGATCACGGTCGCGATCCTCAACGCGATGTGGGTGTGGAATGACTACCTGCTGCCGTACCTGGTCATCGGCCTGTCGACGCCCTACAAGACGATCCCGGTCGTCATCCAGAGCTTCGTCGGCTCCCAGGGAAATCGCGACATGGGGGCGATGATGGCGATGCTCGTCCTGGCGATCGTGCCCATCATCATCTTCTACGTCTCCGCCCAGAAGTACATCATCGAGGGAGTCGCGGCGGGTGCGGTGAAGGGCTAG
- a CDS encoding carbohydrate ABC transporter permease, producing the protein MQASLKKYFPVFVLPTLLAFLIAFLVPFVIGFALSFADFTTLQNAEFVGLDNYARAFSEREGFVAAFGFTLLVVVVSVITVNVAAFAIAWLLTRKLRGTNFFRTVFFMPNLIGGIVLGYTWQSMINAVLAQYGTTIVADWKYGYLGLVMLINWQMVGYMMIIYIAGLQNVPQELLEAAEIDGADRWQTLRSVTIPMVMPAITICVFLTLSNTFKLFDQNLALTNGAPGGATEMVALNIVNTMFTRIGVEGVGQAKAVIFVVVVVVIAMFQLKITRSREVEA; encoded by the coding sequence ATGCAAGCCTCTCTGAAGAAGTATTTCCCCGTGTTCGTCCTGCCGACGCTGCTGGCCTTCCTGATCGCTTTCCTGGTCCCGTTCGTCATCGGCTTCGCTCTCTCCTTCGCTGACTTCACCACCCTCCAGAACGCCGAGTTCGTCGGCCTCGACAACTATGCCCGGGCGTTCTCCGAGCGGGAGGGGTTCGTCGCGGCCTTCGGTTTTACGCTGCTGGTCGTCGTGGTCTCGGTCATCACCGTCAACGTCGCCGCCTTCGCCATCGCCTGGCTCCTGACCCGCAAACTGCGGGGCACCAATTTCTTCCGCACGGTGTTCTTCATGCCGAACCTCATCGGCGGCATCGTGCTCGGCTACACCTGGCAATCGATGATCAACGCCGTGCTGGCCCAGTACGGGACCACCATCGTCGCGGACTGGAAGTACGGCTACCTCGGCCTGGTCATGCTCATCAACTGGCAGATGGTCGGCTACATGATGATCATCTACATCGCCGGGCTGCAGAACGTCCCGCAGGAACTGCTGGAGGCGGCGGAGATTGACGGCGCGGACCGCTGGCAGACGCTGCGCAGCGTGACCATCCCGATGGTCATGCCCGCCATCACGATCTGCGTCTTCCTCACCCTGTCGAACACCTTCAAGCTCTTCGACCAGAACCTCGCGCTGACCAACGGTGCCCCGGGCGGCGCGACGGAGATGGTCGCCCTGAACATCGTCAACACGATGTTCACCAGGATCGGCGTCGAAGGCGTCGGCCAGGCGAAGGCCGTGATCTTCGTGGTGGTGGTCGTCGTGATCGCCATGTTCCAGCTGAAAATCACCCGATCCAGGGAGGTGGAAGCATGA
- a CDS encoding ABC transporter substrate-binding protein, translating into MSHPTRRLSRVVAVTLVSALSVAGLAACSSGGGDEANVYFLNFKPEQDAAYQEIAAAYTEETGVDVKVVTAASGNYEQTLKAEIGKQEAPTIFQVNGPVGQQTWGDYMADLSEADFAKALKEDTSPLKDDEDAIVGVPFAVEGYGIIYNQAIMDRYFALPGAAVGSVEEITDFDTLKAVADDMQAKKAELGIDGVFASTSLASGEDWRWQTHLANIPVHYEFEDLGTTDAPTLEFTYNENFKNLFDLYLTDSTVEPSLAPSKSVTDSMAEFALGQAAMVQNGNWAWSQIADVSGNVVAEDDIKFMPMYTGMPQDPEQGLAIGTENYLAVNSDASEADQQASIDFLNWLFTSDAGKTRVVEDLGFIAPFEGFTEDDTPADPLARQVAESLANPDSTAIPWDFQYFPSQQFKNDFGQDLAQYASGNMEWDQVVENFRANWEAETAALQ; encoded by the coding sequence GTGTCCCACCCCACCCGTCGCCTTTCCCGCGTCGTCGCCGTGACCCTCGTTTCCGCCCTGTCCGTCGCCGGTCTGGCGGCCTGCTCCTCCGGCGGCGGTGACGAGGCCAACGTCTACTTCCTCAACTTCAAGCCGGAGCAGGACGCCGCATACCAGGAAATCGCCGCCGCCTACACCGAGGAAACCGGCGTCGACGTCAAGGTCGTCACCGCGGCCTCCGGAAACTATGAGCAGACGCTCAAGGCGGAGATCGGCAAGCAGGAGGCCCCGACGATCTTCCAGGTCAACGGTCCGGTCGGGCAGCAGACCTGGGGTGACTACATGGCGGATCTCTCCGAGGCGGACTTCGCCAAAGCGCTCAAGGAAGACACCTCCCCGCTCAAGGACGATGAGGACGCCATCGTCGGCGTTCCCTTCGCCGTCGAAGGCTACGGAATCATCTACAACCAGGCCATCATGGACCGGTATTTTGCGCTGCCGGGCGCGGCCGTCGGCTCGGTCGAGGAAATCACCGACTTTGACACGCTCAAGGCCGTCGCGGACGACATGCAGGCCAAGAAGGCCGAACTCGGCATCGACGGCGTGTTCGCCTCCACCTCCCTGGCCTCCGGCGAGGACTGGCGCTGGCAGACCCACCTGGCCAATATCCCGGTCCACTACGAGTTCGAGGATCTCGGCACCACCGACGCCCCCACCCTGGAGTTCACGTACAACGAGAACTTCAAGAACCTCTTCGACCTCTATCTCACCGATTCCACGGTGGAACCGTCGCTGGCGCCGTCGAAGTCCGTCACCGACTCAATGGCGGAATTCGCGCTCGGCCAGGCGGCCATGGTCCAGAACGGCAACTGGGCCTGGAGCCAGATCGCCGATGTCTCCGGAAACGTCGTCGCCGAAGATGACATCAAATTCATGCCCATGTACACCGGCATGCCCCAGGACCCCGAGCAGGGCCTGGCCATCGGCACCGAGAACTACCTGGCGGTGAACTCGGACGCCAGCGAGGCTGACCAGCAGGCCTCCATCGACTTCCTCAACTGGTTGTTCACCAGCGACGCCGGCAAGACGCGCGTCGTCGAGGACCTCGGTTTCATCGCCCCCTTCGAGGGTTTCACCGAGGATGACACCCCGGCCGACCCGCTGGCCCGCCAGGTGGCGGAGTCACTGGCGAACCCGGACAGCACGGCCATCCCTTGGGACTTCCAGTACTTCCCCTCCCAGCAGTTCAAGAACGACTTCGGTCAGGATCTTGCCCAGTACGCCTCCGGGAACATGGAGTGGGATCAGGTCGTCGAGAACTTCCGGGCGAACTGGGAGGCCGAGACGGCGGCCCTGCAGTAA
- a CDS encoding ABC transporter ATP-binding protein produces MSVVVFDNATRTYPGNPHPSVDRLNLRIGDGEFLVLVGPSGSGKSTALRMLAGLEDINDGRILIGENDVTHVPPRERDIAMVFQNYALYPHMTVRENMGFALKIAGMDRAAIDERVEEAATALDLLPYLERKPKALSGGQRQRVAMGRAIVRRPRVFLMDEPLSNLDAKLRVQTRTQIARLQRELGVTTLYVTHDQTEALTMGDRIAVLKDGVLQQVATPKEMYQRPTNEFVAGFIGSPAMNLGTFTLDGRTAHLGAAHLRVPESFLAGLGASDNGTVILGFRPEALELVPDADVGTIPILVDFIEQLGSDAYLYGTLHGGGALGSGSDSNPDKAAVDSIIVRIPPLNTPEPGDVVQARVREGQLHGFAPSTGLRLPDPV; encoded by the coding sequence ATGTCAGTCGTCGTTTTCGACAACGCCACCAGAACCTACCCGGGCAATCCCCACCCCTCCGTCGACAGACTGAACCTGCGCATCGGCGACGGCGAGTTCCTCGTCCTCGTCGGCCCCTCCGGCTCCGGGAAATCCACCGCGCTGCGCATGCTCGCCGGCCTGGAGGACATCAACGACGGGCGCATCCTCATCGGCGAGAACGACGTCACCCACGTCCCCCCGCGGGAGCGCGACATCGCCATGGTGTTCCAGAACTACGCCCTGTACCCGCACATGACCGTGCGGGAGAACATGGGCTTCGCGCTCAAGATCGCGGGGATGGACCGCGCGGCCATCGACGAGCGGGTGGAGGAGGCGGCGACGGCGCTCGACCTGCTCCCCTACCTGGAGCGCAAGCCGAAGGCCCTGTCGGGCGGACAGCGTCAACGCGTGGCGATGGGCCGGGCGATCGTCCGCCGCCCGCGGGTGTTTCTCATGGACGAGCCGCTGTCCAACCTCGACGCGAAACTGCGTGTGCAGACCCGCACGCAGATCGCCCGGCTCCAGCGCGAGCTCGGCGTGACGACTCTCTACGTCACCCACGACCAGACCGAGGCCCTGACGATGGGTGACCGCATCGCGGTCCTCAAGGACGGGGTACTCCAGCAGGTGGCCACCCCCAAGGAGATGTACCAGCGCCCCACCAATGAATTCGTCGCCGGATTCATCGGCTCACCCGCCATGAACCTCGGCACCTTCACCCTCGACGGCCGGACCGCTCACCTGGGGGCGGCCCATCTCAGGGTCCCGGAGTCCTTCCTCGCCGGGCTCGGCGCCTCCGACAACGGGACCGTCATCCTCGGCTTCCGGCCGGAGGCCCTGGAACTTGTCCCGGACGCCGACGTCGGCACGATCCCCATCCTCGTCGACTTCATCGAGCAGCTCGGCTCGGACGCCTATCTCTACGGCACCCTCCACGGTGGGGGCGCGTTGGGATCAGGGTCCGACTCCAACCCGGACAAGGCCGCCGTCGACAGCATCATCGTCCGCATTCCCCCGCTGAACACTCCCGAGCCCGGCGACGTCGTGCAGGCGCGGGTCCGCGAGGGGCAGCTGCACGGATTTGCGCCGTCAACGGGTCTGCGGTTGCCCGATCCCGTCTAA
- the rdgB gene encoding RdgB/HAM1 family non-canonical purine NTP pyrophosphatase — translation MKLLVASNNAKKLAELQRILDAHAISGVDLVALADAPVQYEDPVENGRTFADNALIKARAGARETGLVTIADDSGLAVEELNGMPGVLSARWSGAHGDDRANNDLLLAQMRDVPEERRHAAFVSVCALVTPDGQEHVSEGRWEGRLLHEEAGENGFGYDPLFEPAETLGRSSAQLAPAEKDALSHRGKALTGLVEVIAGLAG, via the coding sequence GTGAAGCTCCTGGTCGCATCCAACAACGCCAAGAAGCTCGCCGAGCTGCAGCGCATCCTCGACGCCCACGCCATCAGCGGCGTGGATCTCGTCGCGCTCGCCGACGCCCCCGTCCAGTACGAGGATCCGGTCGAGAACGGGCGCACCTTCGCGGACAACGCGCTGATCAAGGCGCGCGCCGGGGCCCGGGAAACTGGCCTGGTCACCATCGCCGACGATTCCGGTCTCGCCGTCGAGGAGCTGAACGGCATGCCCGGCGTGCTCTCCGCACGCTGGTCCGGCGCCCATGGCGATGATCGGGCGAACAACGACCTGCTGCTGGCGCAGATGCGGGACGTCCCGGAGGAGCGTCGCCACGCGGCGTTCGTCTCCGTGTGCGCACTGGTCACCCCGGACGGCCAGGAGCACGTGTCCGAGGGGCGCTGGGAGGGCCGTCTCCTGCACGAGGAGGCCGGGGAGAACGGCTTCGGCTACGACCCGTTGTTCGAGCCCGCCGAGACCCTGGGCCGATCCTCCGCGCAGCTCGCCCCGGCAGAAAAGGACGCGCTCTCGCACCGCGGGAAGGCGCTGACCGGGCTGGTCGAGGTCATCGCCGGCCTGGCCGGTTAG
- the rph gene encoding ribonuclease PH yields MTDTQNTRADGRSTDQLRSIRITRGFTTNPAGSVLVEFGDTRVMCTASIELGVPRFKKDSGEGWLTAEYAMLPAATHERNRRESMSGKVKGRTHEISRLIGRSLRAAVDLTQLGENTINIDCDVLQADGGTRTAAITGAYVALADAVAVLQEAGVVPGNPLLPPVAAVSVGIVDGVPMLDLPYEEDVRAEVDMNVVMTESGRFVEIQGTGEEGDFGREELGALLDLAEKGIRELHQVQKTALEAVLP; encoded by the coding sequence ATGACTGACACCCAGAACACCCGCGCAGACGGCCGCTCGACCGACCAGCTGCGCTCCATCCGCATCACCCGCGGCTTCACCACCAACCCGGCCGGCTCCGTGCTCGTCGAGTTCGGCGACACCCGCGTCATGTGCACCGCCTCCATCGAACTGGGCGTGCCGCGTTTCAAGAAGGACTCCGGCGAGGGCTGGCTCACCGCCGAGTACGCCATGCTCCCGGCTGCCACCCACGAGCGCAACCGCCGTGAATCCATGTCCGGCAAGGTCAAGGGCCGCACCCACGAGATTTCCCGCCTCATCGGCCGCAGCCTCCGGGCGGCCGTCGACCTGACCCAGTTGGGCGAGAACACCATCAACATCGACTGCGACGTGCTGCAGGCCGACGGCGGCACCCGCACCGCCGCCATCACGGGCGCCTACGTCGCGCTCGCCGACGCCGTCGCGGTCCTGCAGGAGGCCGGCGTCGTCCCCGGCAACCCGCTGCTGCCGCCGGTCGCCGCCGTCTCCGTGGGGATCGTCGACGGTGTGCCGATGCTGGATCTGCCGTACGAGGAGGACGTGCGCGCCGAGGTCGACATGAACGTCGTCATGACCGAGTCCGGCCGTTTCGTCGAGATCCAGGGCACCGGCGAGGAGGGCGACTTCGGCCGCGAGGAACTGGGTGCGCTGCTCGATCTGGCGGAGAAGGGCATCCGTGAGCTTCACCAGGTGCAGAAGACCGCGCTGGAAGCGGTCCTTCCGTGA